The region gggcaacaagataaacacctgtttgacccggcgcatgcacatttagggggctcaaattaaagggaataaagggctatttagaccatttttgtctcacctgcgaagcagagtgagactataggcgccgcttttccgacggcggcggcggcgtcaacatcaaatcttaacctgaggttaagtttttgaaatgacatcataacttagaaagtatatggacctagttcatgaaacttggccataaggttaatcaagtatcactgaacatcccgcATGAGTTTCACgccacatgaccaaagtcaaaggtcatttagggtcaatgaacttagaccatgttggaggaatcaaattcgaaatcttaacctgaggttaagtttttgaaatgtcatcataacttagaaaatatatggacctagttcatgaaacttacacataaggttaatcaagtatcactgaacatcctgcatgagtttcatgtcacatgaccaaggtcaaaggtcatttagggtcaatgaactttggccgaattggggatatctgttgaattcccatcataactttaaaagtttatggatctgattcatgaaacttggacataatagtaatcaagcatcactgaatattttgtgcaagtttcaggtctcatgattaaggtcaaaggtcatttagggtcaatgaactttggccgaatcgggggtatctgttgaattaccatcataactttgaaagtttattggtctagttcactaaacttggacatatgagtaatcaaatatcactgaacatcctgtgcgagtttcaggtcacatgatcaaggtcaaaggtcatgtaaggtcaatgaactttggccatgttgaggttttttgttgaataaccatcatatctctgtaagtttattggtctcgttcataaaaagtggacataagagtaaccatgtatcactgaacatcttgtgcgagttagagtagtattcaaagtcagcactgctgctatattgaacggcgtgatgcaggtgagacggccagaggcattccacttgtttttattaaaaaaagtattttttccaaggggccccagggatatcccgacggcctagccagggtaaccagcTATCctatcaaagaataagaataaagaaagtttgagaaaatcggacaaagagtgagaaagttatgagcatttgaatattgcaatcactaatgctatggagaccatttctggaaaagttcttggcccaacaatggtttttattactggtcatgccGGACCCTTAAAATcgtgctatttttggaaaaattactggcctgacaataatattttttactggtcatgtcggaccagtaaatcttcccaTTTCTGAAAATCCACCGGCctgacagcgatttttaccggtctgggaccatCGGActgccgctagtgtcgagccctgctCTCTTACTAGTGATACCATTAAGAGTTGCAatctacatgtaatgtacattgCTCTTAAGGGTAAAGCCCACCCATGAAAAACTGGTGatgtgaataaataaagaaaaatcaaaactaGTATAACGTTGAAAATTACATAATTGGATGTAgaataaagaaatttatgacatttaaatgtgtcgtttatttttcaaaaaacagtgatatgcacaactaagtGAAATGCAACTGATCATATCcttcactcaccatttcttttgtttttattgtttgaattaaacaatattacattttttgcagatttgacaagaaggaccaacttgacttagGCCATATATTATTACACAGtgctaattctacatgttcagggaggaatttgaatatttcataaaacaaaatacctaagaaatagtgagtggatgatgtcatcagtctgctCTTTTGCATACCAACAAGGAATGGTTTTGTTTAATTAAgcaaacttcaaaatgtcataactttcttattttacatctgattttgatgaaatttccagcattgtacttgtctgatttttctatattgattcaaatcaacatttttctgacgtggacttgacctttaaccctaaaaagaccgggggggggggctgattcagccccccccctcgacatttttcacgataaatccgcagtgccaaaatttttgaccgcgtcgctcgctgacattttactttcaagtctcgcgcaacttttgagaccaaaattgtgaccccccgggtacgcggttccaaaattacgcaacatttcgtaagtgcatgcagacccaaaattactcaaaaacgtgaatttgtgtacaaatccaatgcaattcaatttccattgaaagaacaattaaaaacaaaaagtaaaaaaaaagaaatacataacaaGTTTATAGaataatagaatacataagaaaataaatgtgattttaatttttttttaaaatcaatttgatcagatgcctatctagagtatgtgaaacaaaaattagcatttcaggggcattattttattaattagagcaaacttatgattttacgcataaattagcataattaatgagacatgagattttttgcagaatttgatgttacaGTTTTGTatataatgccatgggtaacgcgtgtgccaattttcgtcgcgattgcgcgatcgacggccgagatcataagggggggggctgaatcagccctgccccccccagtcttctttggcgtcgaaatagcccagtctatttagggttaaaggacaGGAATGATTGCATGTAATGAGCATAGCGATAGAAAAGCATATATTAAATGGGGATGAGGGCAAAAAGGTAAAGGCATTTTCAACATAAGCAATTTCTATGTTACTAATGAAACCCCTTGGGAAAGTTAGGAGGCATAGCGCCTTTCTTTTTTGAGGAGCGGGATTGAACCAGTGCTCCTACCATGCTCCTAAAAAAATATCCCGCTCCTTGAAAgaaatattcataattccatgaaattatttttagttaCTTGAAAActataaacaaaaaacaaagaatattcCCCTTTCCTGACTCTGATCCATGatgttaaagcctgtgtatagctttggtaaagggtcaataatgtgattgatactcgaatatcatctaatatgacagtcttactgaagcgtagagacagatatttttccaactgcacttctctgagaaaatttcaaatattcaaatcttggatatatagccccctctctcggcgatgcttgttttaaattaaaaactgggcattcaagcacttatcttataaatttagtgattagatatcttgaaaatttaagcccattccatgatttggaaaaggatttaattgaaagacaaaaacacacagatattttaatttgatcgggtgacccgatcaagttaaatttccatgtaaaatcgcaaaatttgtcctgtaaaacacattttttatttcatatcctctacatcataactgttatagggcatatccattcatattagctagcaatgaattggaatagtgataggtgcattttggtggatttaccaaaactatacacaagctttaaaattgGTATTTGTATTGTAGTCCCATATTCAGATTTTCATGGTGTTGACCAAGTGTAAAATGATCAATAATGATCAAACAACAATCTTTTCAGTAATATATCTTTCATGTTAAATTCGGATATTTTGCATTAGCTGTTAATGAGgacaaaaaaagataacaatgcacatgcaaatttttgaccaaaaacattgaaattttggcattattttttttcaaaaaaatattaaccggaCTGTCAAGAAAATGATTGCAATTGATTTCTACTTCCAAAATCATtgtgaaatgcatatttatttatgtatgaatATTTTCCCATTGTCttcaaaaattttaaataaaatgattttcatcattAATCCAAGATGGTCAACAAAATGAGGTCATCTGGACCTTCCATACAGGATTTGACCCAGCAGAAAGACATTTTCTTGACCACTAATATGCAAATATGATGGACCATCAAACCTTGTGTACCTGGTCAGCTGAATAAACTCTCCCAGCCCCGGTCTAGGCCCATATGAGATATTGCTCCCGAGCTAGTAGCATGAGGGAAAAAATCCTCACTCTCCTTCTAGTCATGATaatttacttgttatttgttaaTCTTTTTTGTCCATTAGGAATCAAGTCTCAAGTCTGATGAAAGAAGAAACAAACTCATTGCGGAActaagaagaaagataaagaatgaaaataaacgtAGGAGTGACAGCTCATCCGGTGAAGAGGAACCTCAAAACAAGCGTAAGACAAAGTCGTCAAAGTCGATGCGGGGCAATAAGTATGCGGGTAAAGAAAGCAGAACTGTAGAACTTGGTTGGATACACAACAGCCAGCAAGTACGGAAGCAAACTGGAGGCGggacaagaaaaataaatgttgcaaaGACAGCGGTGGCTAGTGACCTAACCGAACAAGCTACAAACTTGTTCTTTCCTGGAGGAGTTTCCAAGAGGGGCATTAAACTGGATGATGTAAATGTCAGTTTGTGTGATTTTAGCATGACGGACAGTCCAATAATGCAATCGGTAGGAGAAACTTATGAAAAAGTGAAACCAAGCGGAATCTTAAGGTGGTACCTGTCAACAACAATGAAGAGCTTTGACACTGAATCAAATGTGACATCTATGACAGAGACACAAAAATCTGTTCAACTCAAGGGAAAAGCTGCCACTCCAAACGCAAAGGCCACTGGGAAGCCATCGGTATCTACTAAGGAATTAGATTCTGTTTGGATTAACAGTGAGCCACCATCCCTTGAAATGGATACCGTTCAGTACTCAAATGCACCGGTCACATCAGAGAAATACAGGTCCGTCACGACAAAAGAGAGGGCAACATCACCCCATGCATGTGTCTCACAAAAGGAAGGACTTTATCCTGTGATTCAGGGAGAAGTGTGCATCAGTCAACGATTACTGAGGGTCGACTATTCGAAGGATGTCGAGTCCCAGTTTTGTGATAAAATCAGCACACTTACCGCTTCATCAAGGTCAGCATGCGTGTATGTAGATCCCAGTGAGGAAAGCTGCAGTCTTGAAGATAATGTAGGTGATCCCCTTGAGAGTGGATACAAGGTATCAAGAATAAGTCAGGATGATAAGGTGTTTGTTACACCAAAACATGCATCTTGTGAAGGCCAGGAATCACAGTATGAATTTCCTTCTCTTGCAGCAGCTGACAATGCAGACCCATACCTTATGATTCATCACCCAGATGAACTGTGGGGATACGAAGAAGGGAGACTAATTCTCGGCGTAGTGTCACATCACCACAATAACGATGGGATATCCTACGAGTGGTACCGTGATGGGGAGCCTGTTTACTCCGGTGGTTCTGTGATAAAGGTTGATAAACCTGGCCAATATCACTGCACCATGAAGGCCTTCCTTGAAGTGGAAGGAGAACTAAAACATATATCAAGGGAGTCCAACAAGCTCCAAGTAGTTAGATTATCACAGGACGTCAGGTCTGATGTCACACTCAGCTCTCCCAGGAAGAAAAGTAACAGCAACTGTGAAGACCTGGTACCTGACAGTGGCATATCCAAGCAAACCCCTTGCGTGAATGTTCAGGAAATGACAAAAGGCAGCAACTGTCAACAAATAGATGCAACAGATGTCTCCTGTGACTATAAGAATCCAATTAATCATGGCTCTTATGGAGAGGTATATAAAGGGACAATGCAGGGAGCCTCTGTTGCTGTTAAGAAGATCCGTATGATGAAGGGCAAGCGGCCAGATAGGCTGATTTTGCGGGAAGCTGCTATTCATCAGAGAATCTCGCACAATAACATTGTCAAATTCATGGGCACGTACATGGATGTGCATCATGTATACATAATCACCGAGTTTGTAGAGGGCTTAAACATGCATGAAATGATATACTTGGGAACTGATCCAGTGGACAAAGCAACAAAAATCTCTGTTGCAGTTGGTGTGCTTGAGGGAGTCTCATACCTCCATGACCAGGATCCACAGATAATACATCAAGATCTGAAACCTGAGAATATTCTTCTTGATACCAGTCTTTCCCCCAAGCTTTGTGACCTTGGTCTTGCCAAGACGAGGTCGTATGGTGTAGCCTCTACCTCTAGCATATCCCATGCAGTTGGCACCATTGAATATATGGCACCAGAACTATTTCTTCAGCAAGGTAGAAGTTCAGCATCATCAGATGTATGGTCCATCGGTTTAACCCTCGTTGAGTGGTTCACTGGTAAAGATCCCTGGGATATGGAGAACCAGGAAGAGGAACCTCATGTATTCATACGGGAGTGTATGCAAAAGAAGGATATTCCTCCAGGTGCAAGAGGACAAACACTGTCACTGCTACATCCATGTCTGAGCTACTCGCCCGTCTCTCGACCTACTGCAGTGCACCTGCTGAACAGGTTCAAATGTCCTACATGCCCAGAAGTGCTAGGCTGAATGGTTGCTGGTCTTTAGACCTACAGGCCATTGTCCCCATTGGTCTTTAGTCATTCGGAGCTGCAAATGTTGGTATCTCTTCATCATTTACAGGGTTTTTTATTTACACATACTTTTCAAGATAAAGTACACTTCATAAACCCATCCCTCGTTTTGATTTTAAACCCAGCCTCATACTTAGATACAGCGTAAATGCATTCAAATACAAGTCCAGCTACAAACGTGATGGGTCTTGAACAAAGAGTATCAAATGTCTGTCAGTTGCAAAGCCTAGGGCAAATGTCCTGGTGAATCAATCATTACAAGTGTCCTAAATTTGTGAGTTAATTGTATAAAGTAAGTTTCAAGGCAGCAACATATACAAATGATTTGAATGGATAGTTCCCACCCAGAGTACAAAATCAGGTATGACTTACCATTCTATACCTTGTGTTTGCTAGACTAAAACTACTTTACCAGTCACTGAGCTGTACCATGACTGCTTATGTTTCTATGacaatgaaatgatgaaaatgagcATGATTGTTTATGTTTATACAGAGCGTATCAAAACAAAGTTTACACGTGAAGAAATCctttaaaattatacatttttaatatccTTCACATTTTTCCACATTTAGCATTGGTTCAGATctatttaagcaaatgacgatataactacaaatatttccgcttgattGAGCACCacatacttttgaaaagttagtgaaaaatgatttgcacagaactttgaaaaagctatgcgaataaaagtagaccttaaccatgtagaacacgtggaatttagctagtaaaattgatttgaagatatgttttccctttttcaacttgtttccttgcccaaaacttCTAAGAGTCCATTGCGCGCCACCCCACTGCCCCACAAACCGAGGCTATCTAGACAaaatttgctttacactgagctatgatttacatgaaatggcttaggcttgatttacATTTTGTTAGTCATTGTCAAGGTTGGGATAAGTGTAGAGAAacaattatttaatgaaaaatgaaaggaaaaccCACTTTATATGATataaacttagtgaaaaatgctggaggtGTCTAAtgtaaacttttcttcagattcagttatgtcctcagatccagctggcacaaaaagggaaaaggttgtgcttactaagtgttgaaatttcaatatgggtggcaaaattgttacaaaatgttcgaatgtatccgttttatctaaattgactaaaagtgcatgGGAAAAGTACGAAAAAGGATTCGcggggtaagtttgattttgcccgttccccttgacacagcgtgaaaatgagcatttctgcgcaaacacaTTTCTGCgagttttacaaaaaatgagagtgctcactcaagtgtaatattctgtcaaaacttttacttttatttgatagatgagacccaaaccaaagattatatgtgaaagaAATACccacatattgtatatttttttaattcccagggccttttcaaagtgtaaactttttttttaatacacacTGTAGAATGCAGTTAATAGAATATTGGGTTGTAACTTCAGTTAACCAATAACCATATGTCCCTGATCCCTTAACAACTACTTGTGTGCCTGTCTGTCCCATATGGAGAACCAATGCAATAGTTAAGACAAATCCACCCCacaaaaagttcattttaaatgaatagaaaaaaacaagcataacactgaaaattgcatcaaaatcggatgtaaaatcagaaagATATAACCAGAAGTTTgcctaatttaaaaaaatagttatttgcacatcccagttggtatgcaaatgagggaactgatgatatcACCCACTCACCATTTATGTTGAATTTAATTCTttgaaatatcacaattttcttATTGTCATATGTaacaaatataatgaatttGTAGAACTATTGTCTTTTGAAAAAACGtttttctccctgaacatgtagaattaccatTGTTCAACATTTGATGGTTCAGTCatgttggtccttattgtcaaatatttcGAAATTGAAAGagtgtataattcaaacaaaaatcaacacaAGAAATATAagtgacatcgactctctcatttgcatgtgcctaaaatatgcatatacatgtaactatttgAGAAAAGTAAGCAAAACTAGAATGTAataagttacatgtatttttatctgatattgatgaaattttctgcattttacttgtccaatttttgtctcacctgcgaagcagattgagactataggcgccgcttttccgacggcggcggcggcgtcaacatcaaatcttaacctgaggttaagtttttgaaatgacatcataacttagaaagtatatggacctagttcatgaaacttggccataaggttaatcaagtattactgaacatcctatcaaagtttcatgtcacatgaccaaggtcaaaggtcatttagggtcaatgaacttagaccatgttggaggaatcagcatcaaaatcttaacctgaggttaagtttttgaaatgtcatcataacttagaaaatatatggacctagttcatgaaacttggacataaggttaatcaagtatcactgaacatcctgcatgagtttcacgtcacatgaccaaggtcaaaggtcatttagggtcaatgaactttggctgaattggggatatctgttgaattcccatcataactttgaaagtttatggatctgattcatgaaacttggacataatagtaatcaagcatcactgaatattttgtgcgagtttcaggcctaatgattaaggtcaaaggtcatttagggtcaatgaactttggccgaatcgggggtatctgttgaattaccatcataactttgaaagtttattagtttagttcattaaacttggacatatgagtaatcaaatatcactgaacatcctgtgcgcgtttcaggtcacatgaccaaggtcaaaggtcaatgaactttggctgaattgggtgtatcagttgaattaccatcaaaactttggaagtttatggatctgattcatgaaacttgtacataagagtaatcaagtatcactgaacatcctgtgcgagtttcaggtcacatgatcaaggtcaaaggtcatgtaaggtcaatgaactttggccatgttggggtttttgttgaataaccatcatatctctgtaagtttattggtctagttcataaaaagtggacataagagtaaccatgtatcactgaacatcttgtgcgagttagagtagtattcaaagtcagcactgctgctatattgaaccgcgtgatgcaggtgagacggccagaggcattccacttgttctctattgattcaactTTTTCTTAAGTGGACTTGGACCTCTAAGCATGTTAATTTAGTTCAGAATGTTAATTGAGTTTATGCAGAAAACCATAGTTTATGTATAAATTCAAACCTGTACATGGATATACCTGAGAAATAGGAGGAAATTTAACGGAAAGTTGATAACATCTTgaaacaaatggaaaaaaacTCCCATTTTCTCGCTTGCAGAGCAGAGCAAGattataggcaccgcttttttGACAGCAGCGGTGTCATCaacatgaaatcttaaccaaggtttgGTTTTTGAAATGTCCTAATTTAGAAAGTAAATGGATTTAGTTTATTAAACTTGAACATATGGTGATAGTGTATAGTTCACTCAAAATCCTGCCTGAGTTTGAAGTCAcaatgaccaaggtcaaaggacaATAGGGCACAACAAGTTTTGCCATGCTGGGGTTAATTATATCTACTTAATGAAACTCagacataagagcaatcatGTATCtgtgtgtttcaggtcacacgaccAAGATCAATGGTCATATAATTGTAATTTGAAGGGTTTATGGATCTAGTATATGACACAGAAtcaagggtaatcaagtatgaatgattgttttgcaacCATCTTGGATCACATTGTTATGGTCAAGGGTCATTTTGTGTCTATGGACGttattttatatcatgatatgaATGTGTTCGTTGTGATTTATTATTATGTAGCTGTTTTTAATGTCAGCACTGTTGACACATCATAATACGTTATGCAGATGTGGCTGCCAAAGGCGTTTCAATGGTTCTGGTATAgatctttttattaaaaatcctAAGATTTTACACGATCAGACGAAAAGTAGTAAATGAGCTTGTAACATGTGTGGTGCCAATTAGTTCATATAATGTATTTTGTACCACATTCATTTACTacattttgaattaaatatATTTGCAGAAGCCACTGCCATATTGAGTATATACCGGTATATGCTTTGTTAGTAAATTGTGAAGTAAATTCTTAAGCAGAAAGCCACTGCTATATGCTCTTGTTCTGTCTGTAAATTCTTAAGCAGAAAGCCACTGCTATATTTACATGCtcttgttttgaagtaaattctTAAGCAGAAAGCCACTGCTGTATTTACATGCtcttgttttgaagtaaattctTAAGCAGAAAGCCACTGCAATATTTATATGCtcttgttttgaagtaaattctTAAGCAGAAAGCCAATGCTATATTTATATGCTCTTGTTCTGTTTGTAAATTCTTAAGCAGAAAGCCACTGCTGTATTTATATGCtcttgttttgaagtaaattctTAAGCAGAAAGCCACTGCTATATTTACATGCtcttgttttgaagtaaatactTAGGCAGAAAGCCACTGCTATATGCTCTTGTTCTGTCTGTAAATTCTTAAGCAGAAAGCCACTGCAATATTTATATGCtcttgttttgaagtaaattctTAAGCAGAAAGCCACTGCTATATTTACATGCTCttttgttttgaagtaaatactTAAGCAGAAAGCCACTGCAATATTTATATGCtcttgttttgaagtaaattctTAAGCAGAAAGCCACTTTTATATTTATATGCtcttgttttgaagtaaattctTAAGCAGAAAGCCACTGCTGTATTTATATGCtcttgttttgaagtaaattctTAAGCAGAAAGCCACTGCAATATTTACATGCTCttttgttttgaagtaaattctTAAGCAGAAAGCCAATGCTATATTTATATGCTCTTGTTCTGTTTGTAAATTCTTAAGCAGAAAGCCACTGCTGTATTTATATGCtcttgttttgaagtaaattctTAAGCAGAAAGCCACTGCTATATTTACATGCtcttgttttgaagtaaatactTAGGCAGAAAGCCACTGCTATATGCTCTTGTTCTGTCTGTAAATTCTTAAGCAGAAAGCCACTGCAATATTTATATGCtcttgttttgaagtaaattctTAAGCAGAAAGCCACTGCTATATTTACATGCTCttttgttttgaagtaaatactTAAGCAGAAAGCCACTGCAATATTTATATGCtcttgttttgaagtaaattctTAAGCAGAAAGCCACTGCTATATTTATATGCtcttgttttgaagtaaattctTAAGCAGAAAGCCACTTTTATATTTATATGCtcttgttttgaagtaaattctTAAGCAGAAAGCCACTGCTGTATTTACATGCtcttgttttgaagtaaattctTAAGCAGAAAGCCACTGCTATATGCTCTTGTTCTGTCTTTAAATTCTTAAGCAGAAAGCCACTGCAATATTTATATGCtcttgttttgaagtaaattctTAAGCAGAAAGCCACTGCTATATTTACATGCTCttttgttttgaagtaaattctTAAGCAGAAAGCCACTGCAATATTTATATGCtcttgttttgaagtaaattctTAAGCAGAAAGCCACTGCTATATTTATATGCtcttgttttgaagtaaattctTAAGCAGAAAGCCACTGCTGTATTTATATGCtcttgttttgaagaaaaatcttAAGCAGAAAGCCACTGCTATATGCTCTTGTTCTGTCTGTAAATTCTTAAGCAGAAAGCCACTGCAATATTTATATGCtcttgttttgaagtaaattctTAAGCAGAAAGCCACTGCTATATTTACATGCTCttttgttttgaagtaaatactTAAGCAGAAAGCCACTGCAATATTTATATGCtcttgttttgaagtaaattctTAAGCAGAAAGCCACTGCTATATTTACATGCtcttgttttgaagtaaatactTAGGCAGAAAGCCACTGCTATATGCTCTTGTTCTGTCTGTAAATTCTTAAGCAGAAAGCCACTGCAATATTTATATGCtcttgttttgaagtaaattctTAAGCAGAAAGCCACTGCTATATTTACATGCTCttttgttttgaagtaaatactTAAGCAGAAAGCCACTGCAATATTTATATGCTCTTGTTTTGAAGTGAATTCTTAAGCAGAAAGCCACTGCTATATTTATATGCtcttgttttgaagtaaattctTAAGCAGAAAGCCACTGCTGTATTTATATGCt is a window of Lytechinus variegatus isolate NC3 chromosome 2, Lvar_3.0, whole genome shotgun sequence DNA encoding:
- the LOC121408186 gene encoding uncharacterized protein LOC121408186; translation: MEDDPGVDAGRSRASGSSGSSQRLRESSLKSDERRNKLIAELRRKIKNENKRRSDSSSGEEEPQNKRKTKSSKSMRGNKYAGKESRTVELGWIHNSQQVRKQTGGGTRKINVAKTAVASDLTEQATNLFFPGGVSKRGIKLDDVNVSLCDFSMTDSPIMQSVGETYEKVKPSGILRWYLSTTMKSFDTESNVTSMTETQKSVQLKGKAATPNAKATGKPSVSTKELDSVWINSEPPSLEMDTVQYSNAPVTSEKYRSVTTKERATSPHACVSQKEGLYPVIQGEVCISQRLLRVDYSKDVESQFCDKISTLTASSRSACVYVDPSEESCSLEDNVGDPLESGYKVSRISQDDKVFVTPKHASCEGQESQYEFPSLAAADNADPYLMIHHPDELWGYEEGRLILGVVSHHHNNDGISYEWYRDGEPVYSGGSVIKVDKPGQYHCTMKAFLEVEGELKHISRESNKLQVVRLSQDVRSDVTLSSPRKKSNSNCEDLVPDSGISKQTPCVNVQEMTKGSNCQQIDATDVSCDYKNPINHGSYGEVYKGTMQGASVAVKKIRMMKGKRPDRLILREAAIHQRISHNNIVKFMGTYMDVHHVYIITEFVEGLNMHEMIYLGTDPVDKATKISVAVGVLEGVSYLHDQDPQIIHQDLKPENILLDTSLSPKLCDLGLAKTRSYGVASTSSISHAVGTIEYMAPELFLQQGRSSASSDVWSIGLTLVEWFTGKDPWDMENQEEEPHVFIRECMQKKDIPPGARGQTLSLLHPCLSYSPVSRPTAVHLLNRFKCPTCPEVLG